In the genome of Hyphomonas sp. Mor2, one region contains:
- a CDS encoding bifunctional diguanylate cyclase/phosphodiesterase gives MSSSTTSLWGRTDAITTSKDIERAREVALISVLAPVLFMASLVSAAVLLFGELGASDLFFLWLIGQSFLCASLFLLSLRERAELFGGTRQALTLIKRFSFVALGVAWGAVPGVLALIEPMPAHLLFGAILSGSTLSAALLLQYMPRLGRLVLAVTLGGFVANTLFQPTVSSTIVSMVMLIYFGGLAVCTRVYFSRYSQRLQEMEASVQRTREINSVLRDVGFATDTCFWSTDEQGLISEVSNDALLGETLSERVVDRDILSLFKYSPERDLFRARMARGSEIVALELEVEDNFEIEARYWKLSARPHFDEGVFKGYRGSATDVTALRISEQRAAFLTEYDSVTGLLNRNSFTAAVTAHLESEIRETYESALIWVDLDNFKWINDTFGHGGGDEVLKLVTERLQALCEPMDLVARYGGDEFALLVARPHVQGRLVQFVEELTIALQQPYRYANTDVQCGASVGLRRIEAQANDASTVIKEADLALYAAKSSGRGHWKEYSESFKARVRGQRELANDLVKAIEADNLNLQFQPIMDAKTGEVSGVEALSRWYHPVRGAVSPTEFIPVAEDNGIIISLGDRVIENAIAAATEMPAGTKIGINISPLQLHSSRLLPLIEAQLDATGLDPERVELEITESVFLSDNAFILGRLHKLKKLGVRIAMDDFGTGFSSLAYLQRFPFDKLKLDQAFVRGIETSDQSCAIARATISMAHALGMTVTAEGVETDAQARFLREQGCDELQGFLFSRPQDQSALIPYLRSMELMHATRSEPGAKVVSMNR, from the coding sequence ATGAGTAGCAGTACGACAAGTCTGTGGGGACGGACTGACGCGATCACTACCAGCAAGGATATAGAGCGGGCGCGCGAAGTTGCCTTAATATCCGTACTGGCCCCAGTTTTGTTTATGGCCAGTCTGGTCAGCGCCGCCGTGCTATTGTTCGGCGAGCTTGGCGCCAGCGATCTGTTCTTCCTATGGTTGATCGGTCAGAGCTTTTTGTGTGCCTCGCTCTTCCTTCTCAGTCTGCGTGAACGTGCTGAACTGTTCGGTGGGACGCGGCAGGCGCTGACGCTGATCAAACGATTCTCATTTGTGGCGCTTGGGGTCGCCTGGGGCGCCGTTCCGGGGGTTCTGGCATTGATTGAGCCGATGCCAGCGCATCTTCTCTTTGGCGCCATCCTGTCTGGTAGCACCCTTTCTGCGGCGCTATTGCTTCAATATATGCCGCGCCTGGGCCGCCTTGTTCTGGCGGTGACGCTCGGTGGATTTGTCGCCAACACTCTGTTTCAGCCCACCGTTTCATCAACGATTGTGTCGATGGTTATGCTGATCTATTTCGGCGGCCTTGCCGTCTGTACCCGGGTCTATTTCTCGCGCTACAGCCAACGCCTGCAAGAAATGGAAGCGTCGGTGCAACGCACGCGGGAGATCAACTCGGTGTTGCGCGATGTTGGTTTTGCCACCGATACTTGCTTCTGGTCGACCGACGAGCAAGGCCTGATCTCTGAAGTGAGCAATGACGCCTTGCTGGGGGAGACCCTGAGCGAACGGGTCGTTGACCGGGATATTCTGTCCTTGTTCAAATACTCGCCAGAGCGCGATTTGTTCCGGGCGCGTATGGCGCGCGGGTCTGAAATTGTGGCGCTGGAACTGGAAGTAGAAGACAATTTCGAGATTGAAGCGCGCTATTGGAAATTGTCCGCGCGTCCGCATTTCGATGAGGGCGTCTTCAAAGGCTATCGCGGCTCGGCCACCGACGTCACGGCGCTTCGCATCAGTGAGCAACGAGCGGCCTTCCTCACCGAGTATGATTCCGTCACCGGCTTGCTGAACCGTAACTCGTTCACCGCAGCAGTCACCGCTCACCTGGAAAGCGAAATTCGCGAGACCTATGAAAGCGCGCTGATCTGGGTCGATCTGGATAATTTCAAATGGATCAATGACACGTTCGGCCATGGCGGCGGCGACGAAGTGCTGAAACTTGTGACCGAACGCCTGCAGGCCCTGTGTGAGCCGATGGATCTGGTGGCGCGCTATGGCGGAGACGAGTTTGCCCTATTGGTTGCACGCCCGCACGTGCAAGGTCGCCTTGTCCAGTTCGTGGAGGAGCTGACGATCGCCCTTCAGCAGCCGTACCGATACGCCAATACAGACGTCCAATGCGGCGCCAGCGTCGGTCTTCGCCGGATCGAAGCGCAGGCCAATGATGCCTCGACAGTGATCAAGGAAGCTGACCTGGCGCTTTATGCAGCCAAGTCCAGCGGACGGGGACACTGGAAAGAATATTCGGAAAGCTTCAAGGCGCGCGTTCGAGGGCAACGCGAGCTCGCCAATGACCTTGTAAAAGCCATTGAGGCCGACAATCTCAATTTGCAATTCCAGCCCATCATGGATGCCAAAACCGGAGAGGTCTCCGGCGTTGAGGCGCTGTCTCGCTGGTATCACCCCGTACGCGGCGCTGTCTCCCCAACCGAGTTCATCCCCGTCGCGGAAGACAATGGAATAATCATCTCACTCGGCGACCGGGTGATTGAGAACGCCATCGCTGCGGCGACGGAAATGCCGGCCGGGACCAAGATCGGGATCAATATCTCCCCCTTGCAGCTGCATAGTTCGCGCCTGTTGCCGCTGATCGAGGCGCAACTGGATGCGACGGGTCTCGATCCGGAACGGGTTGAGCTGGAAATCACCGAAAGCGTGTTCCTGTCGGACAATGCCTTCATCCTTGGTCGGTTGCACAAGCTGAAGAAGCTCGGGGTTCGCATCGCCATGGACGATTTTGGAACCGGGTTTTCGTCGCTTGCCTATCTCCAGCGATTCCCGTTCGACAAGCTGAAGCTCGATCAGGCTTTTGTCCGCGGCATCGAAACCAGCGATCAAAGCTGTGCCATCGCTCGCGCGACGATCTCGATGGCGCACGCTCTGGGCATGACGGTCACCGCCGAAGGCGTTGAAACCGATGCTCAGGCGCGTTTTTTGCGCGAACAGGGCTGCGATGAATTGCAGGGTTTCCTGTTCAGCCGTCCGCAGGACCAATCGGCGCTGATTCCCTATCTGCGCAGCATGGAACTGATGCATGCCACACGGTCGGAGCCGGGTGCCAAAGTCGTGTCGATGAACCGCTAG
- a CDS encoding alpha/beta fold hydrolase yields MATRKSTGRAKARLPEISMETVGAFTLRVGYWPAETPSGKRPMLFFNGIGANMELAFGLGEWMRDREILTFDMPGVGESEPAKFPYRPWMMARVARKLCDQFGFDDVDVMGVSWGGAMAQQYAFQYRNSVGKLVLVATTAGMTMVPGKISAISKMADARRYTDPDYMRENFQRLYGEAADEGAGQHIDSLKPPAPMGYVYQLLAFLGWSSLPFIRFLRMPTLVMAGDRDAIVPMANAHILNTALPNSKLHVVKDGGHLFLVTKPEQSISVLTEFLDEPMEAMQPKSVWQQGFSFA; encoded by the coding sequence ATGGCGACCCGAAAATCGACAGGTAGAGCGAAAGCACGGCTGCCCGAGATCAGCATGGAAACCGTCGGAGCCTTTACGCTGCGCGTCGGGTACTGGCCGGCCGAAACGCCCTCAGGCAAGCGTCCCATGCTCTTCTTCAACGGCATTGGCGCGAATATGGAGCTCGCGTTCGGACTTGGCGAATGGATGCGAGACCGCGAGATCCTGACCTTTGACATGCCTGGTGTCGGCGAAAGTGAACCGGCAAAATTCCCCTATCGCCCGTGGATGATGGCCCGGGTGGCACGCAAACTCTGTGACCAGTTTGGCTTCGACGATGTCGATGTCATGGGCGTGTCCTGGGGCGGCGCCATGGCGCAGCAATATGCGTTTCAGTACCGCAACTCGGTGGGCAAGCTCGTCCTGGTCGCGACGACCGCAGGGATGACCATGGTGCCTGGCAAGATCAGCGCCATCTCGAAAATGGCAGATGCCCGGCGTTACACGGACCCTGATTATATGCGCGAGAATTTCCAGCGTTTGTACGGCGAGGCCGCGGATGAAGGGGCTGGCCAGCATATTGACAGTCTGAAACCGCCCGCGCCGATGGGCTATGTTTATCAATTGCTGGCTTTCCTCGGCTGGTCGTCACTGCCCTTCATTCGCTTCCTGCGTATGCCCACCCTGGTAATGGCCGGAGACCGCGACGCGATCGTGCCGATGGCAAATGCGCACATCCTGAACACCGCGCTGCCCAATTCGAAGCTGCATGTGGTGAAGGATGGCGGCCACCTGTTCCTGGTGACCAAGCCGGAGCAAAGCATTTCGGTACTGACCGAGTTCCTCGATGAACCGATGGAGGCCATGCAGCCAAAGTCCGTCTGGCAGCAAGGCTTCTCGTTTGCCTGA
- a CDS encoding alpha/beta fold hydrolase — protein sequence MSKTADYIGEAAADSTNALNPLLGGLNRQELLGSVAMMLRRTSVSPTANAKFAGKMAKESYDIVMGKSEREPDRKDKRFRDPAWANNPFYKRGLQTYLAMQEHLEDWVGDLKLGEMEHARASFVMNMITDAMSPTNALITNPAAKKRAIDSGGLSLIKGLQNAYEDLTKNGGMPSRVDKSPFVIGENVATTPGKVVWKNEMMELIQYTPVTDEVREIPFLNIPPQINKYYASDLDPITSIVQFLLKQGFQTFIISWRNPTAEHADWGMTEYVDSLIQCTEVIKAITDSDKINISGACSGGITTATFASLLAAAGDDRINSLTFQVCVLDPDQDDSELSAMASERSLEIARRYSRRKGILKGDDLARMFAWMRPNDLVWNYVVNNYLMGESPPPYNVLFWNDDSTNLPAALHSDYLDFGLNKPFTNPGEVEVAGHMADLGKVDVDSFIVAGVTDHITPWKACYRTTKLLGSKNTEFILSNSGHIQSLLNPPGNPKAKYFANTDLSGTADEWAAGAEEVAGSWWTRWAEWLHEHGGEMKPAPKQDGSKQFPPLYDAPGKYVFD from the coding sequence ATGAGCAAAACGGCGGACTATATCGGTGAAGCAGCAGCAGACTCCACCAATGCGCTAAATCCTTTACTCGGCGGATTGAACCGACAGGAACTTCTGGGTTCGGTCGCGATGATGCTGCGACGGACCAGCGTATCGCCAACGGCCAATGCCAAGTTTGCCGGCAAGATGGCGAAGGAATCCTATGACATTGTCATGGGCAAGTCGGAGCGCGAACCCGACCGCAAGGACAAGCGGTTCCGAGACCCCGCCTGGGCGAACAATCCGTTCTACAAACGCGGACTGCAAACCTACCTCGCCATGCAAGAGCATCTCGAGGATTGGGTGGGCGATCTCAAGCTCGGTGAAATGGAGCATGCCCGCGCCTCCTTCGTGATGAACATGATTACCGATGCCATGTCGCCGACCAATGCGCTCATCACCAATCCAGCTGCGAAGAAGCGGGCCATCGATAGCGGCGGCCTGTCCCTGATCAAGGGCTTGCAAAACGCCTATGAAGACCTGACCAAGAATGGTGGCATGCCAAGCCGGGTGGACAAAAGTCCATTTGTGATCGGCGAGAATGTGGCGACCACTCCCGGTAAGGTGGTGTGGAAGAATGAGATGATGGAACTCATTCAATACACGCCCGTTACCGATGAAGTCCGGGAAATTCCGTTCCTCAACATTCCGCCGCAAATCAACAAATACTATGCCAGTGATCTCGATCCGATCACCAGTATCGTCCAGTTCCTGCTCAAGCAGGGCTTCCAGACCTTTATCATCTCCTGGCGCAATCCAACCGCGGAACACGCCGATTGGGGCATGACGGAATATGTCGACAGCCTCATCCAGTGCACCGAAGTGATCAAGGCCATTACAGACTCAGACAAGATCAACATTTCCGGTGCCTGCTCCGGCGGGATTACCACGGCCACCTTTGCAAGCCTGCTCGCAGCCGCTGGCGATGACCGGATCAATTCCCTGACCTTCCAGGTCTGTGTGCTCGACCCGGATCAGGATGATAGCGAGCTGAGCGCAATGGCGTCTGAGCGGAGCCTGGAGATTGCCCGGCGTTATTCCCGCCGCAAAGGCATCCTCAAAGGCGATGATCTCGCCCGCATGTTTGCCTGGATGCGTCCAAATGATCTGGTTTGGAATTATGTGGTCAACAATTACCTGATGGGCGAGTCTCCGCCGCCATACAATGTCCTGTTCTGGAATGACGATTCCACGAACCTGCCAGCGGCCCTGCATTCAGATTATCTGGATTTCGGCCTCAACAAGCCGTTCACAAATCCCGGAGAGGTCGAAGTGGCGGGCCATATGGCCGACCTGGGCAAGGTCGATGTCGACAGTTTCATCGTGGCTGGTGTGACCGATCATATCACGCCCTGGAAGGCGTGTTATCGCACCACCAAACTGCTTGGTTCAAAGAATACCGAGTTTATCCTCTCCAATTCCGGCCACATCCAATCGCTTCTCAACCCGCCCGGAAACCCCAAGGCAAAATACTTTGCCAACACGGATCTCTCCGGCACCGCGGACGAATGGGCCGCCGGAGCTGAAGAAGTTGCTGGATCATGGTGGACGCGTTGGGCAGAGTGGTTGCATGAACATGGCGGCGAGATGAAACCTGCGCCAAAACAAGACGGATCAAAGCAGTTCCCACCGCTCTATGATGCGCCCGGCAAATATGTGTTCGACTAA
- a CDS encoding TetR/AcrR family transcriptional regulator, which produces MKTRDRILDVSLGLFNAEGEATQTAVDIANALDMSPGNLYYHFKGKEPIIEALFDRFEEEMQIILGGTHGAVTSIEDNWVFIYIVLEEIYDFRFFYRNVGDMMERYPALASRFRKILSMKRQAIETVLNQLEKRDLVEIDRRLRAPLTQQMLSTLTFWLSGELIQGGDRGGPALIHDTVLQFMLLVVPFMGEASAEALDGMLERHRELTRS; this is translated from the coding sequence ATGAAGACACGTGACCGGATACTTGATGTCAGCCTCGGCCTGTTCAATGCCGAGGGCGAAGCCACGCAAACGGCTGTCGACATTGCCAATGCGCTCGATATGTCGCCCGGCAATCTCTATTATCACTTCAAAGGCAAAGAGCCGATCATCGAAGCCCTGTTCGATCGTTTCGAAGAGGAGATGCAGATCATCCTCGGTGGGACGCATGGGGCGGTGACCTCGATCGAAGACAATTGGGTCTTTATCTACATTGTTCTGGAAGAGATTTACGACTTCCGCTTCTTCTATCGCAATGTCGGCGACATGATGGAGCGGTATCCTGCGCTGGCCTCCCGCTTCCGGAAGATCCTGTCGATGAAACGACAGGCCATCGAGACTGTCTTGAACCAGCTCGAAAAACGCGACCTGGTCGAAATCGATCGTCGGCTGCGCGCCCCTCTGACCCAGCAAATGCTGTCGACTCTGACTTTCTGGCTGAGCGGTGAACTGATCCAGGGCGGGGATCGCGGCGGACCGGCGCTCATTCATGATACCGTCTTGCAGTTCATGTTGCTGGTTGTGCCGTTCATGGGAGAGGCCAGCGCCGAGGCCCTGGACGGTATGCTGGAGCGCCACCGCGAACTGACGCGGTCTTAG
- a CDS encoding DMT family transporter, with translation MTSRLLSAPLLIAMIAIAMGTGIDAMVKAIAPNAGLHHLLAWRFLFGGLLAVSVFRARKRPMPSLSAIRFHTMRGMVQLGCAVTFFFALMHLPLAVATIIGFTAALMVPFVARVLLGEKITPMALLATVIGFGGAALAVTGRSQNGDASALWELGLVSCFLAAFLYALGLVLLRMRATHEDATTIAMFTNVVPALILLPVTLGVFGWPDWSDIPWFLMFGVLGFATWYLMTLAYARAPAQRLAPLEYTALIWSGMLGSIFFAEYPGWQTWVGAVIIIGACLIVAFEERFSTRKETHLPVSDLPE, from the coding sequence ATGACATCGCGCCTGCTCTCCGCTCCTCTTCTGATCGCCATGATTGCGATCGCTATGGGGACCGGGATAGATGCCATGGTCAAAGCGATCGCGCCGAACGCCGGTTTGCATCACCTGCTGGCCTGGCGGTTCCTGTTTGGCGGTCTGCTGGCCGTCAGCGTGTTTCGGGCGCGAAAGCGTCCAATGCCCAGCCTCTCCGCCATCCGGTTTCATACCATGCGCGGAATGGTTCAATTGGGCTGCGCCGTCACCTTTTTCTTTGCGCTCATGCACCTACCGCTCGCCGTTGCGACAATCATCGGATTCACCGCCGCCTTGATGGTGCCATTCGTTGCGCGCGTCCTGTTGGGGGAGAAAATTACGCCAATGGCCCTGCTGGCGACCGTGATTGGTTTCGGGGGCGCCGCGCTGGCCGTGACCGGTCGGTCTCAAAACGGCGATGCCAGCGCGCTATGGGAACTGGGCCTGGTCAGCTGTTTCCTGGCGGCCTTTCTTTATGCGCTGGGTCTGGTCCTGTTGCGCATGCGGGCCACGCACGAAGACGCAACAACCATTGCCATGTTCACCAATGTGGTGCCTGCCCTGATTCTACTGCCGGTGACGCTGGGCGTGTTTGGATGGCCGGATTGGAGTGATATTCCCTGGTTTCTGATGTTCGGCGTCCTGGGGTTTGCGACCTGGTACTTGATGACCCTGGCTTATGCCCGCGCCCCGGCGCAACGTCTGGCCCCGCTTGAATATACGGCCCTGATCTGGAGCGGCATGCTCGGCTCCATTTTCTTCGCCGAGTATCCAGGCTGGCAGACCTGGGTCGGCGCCGTGATCATTATCGGTGCGTGTTTGATCGTCGCCTTCGAGGAACGTTTCTCAACCCGCAAGGAAACGCACTTGCCGGTGAGCGATTTGCCTGAGTAG
- the gyrB gene encoding DNA topoisomerase (ATP-hydrolyzing) subunit B: protein MTDVAENNPEYGADSIKVLKGLEAVRKRPGMYIGDTDDGSGLHHMIYEVVDNAIDEALAGHADEVTVTLHPDGSAEITDNGRGIPVGQHATEGRSAAEVIMTELHAGGKFDSNSYKVSGGLHGVGVSVVNALSVWLDLTIHRDGSEHHVRFVEGGRTEAPLKVVGASPNKADGTAYTGTAVRFLASPETFTMTVYNRRTLEHRLRELAFLNSGVRIVFKDLREAETYETVLEYEGGVAAFVQHLNETKNAIIPETIFVMGEKDGITVEAALEWTDAYHENVLCFTNNIPQRDGGTHLAGFRGALTRIINKYASETGIAKKEKVDISGDDAREGLTCVLSVKVPDPKFSSQTKDKLVSSEVRPVVESLMHEKLAEWFEEHPKEATQVMTKIVEAAAAREAARKARELTRRKTALDITSLPGKLADCQEKDPSKSEIFIVEGDSAGGSAKQGRDRSNQAILPLRGKILNVERARFDKMLSSDQVGTLIMALGAGIGRDEFDIEKLRYHKIVIMTDADVDGAHIRTLLLTFFYRQMPEVIEKGYLYIAQPPLYKVSRGKSERYLKDDEELNTYLIEAGTEGEVLILADNTQIAGQDLRERVGSASQFKQALWRLSLRAPGDIVEQAAMAGALAPGASDDEAKRAAERLNIIAEEGEDTWSGRFENGNLILSREVRSVEEKAVLDAQLLASADSARLNSIAQSIRPIYVETSILRNEKAGEITITGPVSLLEAVLSSGRKGLKIQRYKGLGEMNADQLWETTLDANARTLLQVQVDDALEAGDMFSRLMGDVVEPRRQFIQDNALEAEVDV from the coding sequence ATGACGGACGTGGCAGAAAACAATCCTGAATACGGTGCCGACTCGATCAAGGTCCTGAAGGGTCTCGAAGCGGTCCGAAAACGCCCAGGCATGTACATTGGCGATACCGATGACGGGTCAGGTCTGCACCACATGATTTACGAAGTCGTCGACAATGCGATCGACGAAGCATTGGCGGGCCACGCGGATGAGGTCACGGTGACGCTGCACCCGGATGGCTCCGCGGAAATCACCGACAATGGCCGCGGCATTCCCGTCGGCCAGCATGCCACTGAAGGCCGGTCGGCGGCGGAAGTGATCATGACCGAACTGCATGCAGGCGGGAAGTTTGACTCCAATTCCTACAAAGTATCCGGTGGTCTGCACGGCGTGGGCGTTTCGGTTGTCAACGCGCTCTCCGTCTGGCTCGATCTGACCATTCATCGCGACGGCTCAGAACATCATGTCCGCTTCGTCGAGGGAGGCCGTACAGAGGCGCCGTTGAAAGTCGTGGGGGCGAGCCCGAACAAAGCCGACGGAACTGCTTATACGGGCACCGCGGTGCGTTTCCTGGCAAGCCCTGAAACGTTCACCATGACGGTCTACAATCGCAGGACCCTGGAACATCGCCTGCGCGAACTCGCCTTCCTCAACTCTGGCGTTCGGATTGTCTTCAAGGATCTGCGTGAAGCCGAGACTTATGAGACCGTGCTCGAATATGAAGGCGGTGTGGCGGCCTTCGTGCAGCACCTGAATGAAACCAAGAATGCGATCATTCCCGAAACCATCTTCGTGATGGGCGAGAAGGACGGCATCACCGTCGAAGCGGCGCTGGAATGGACCGACGCCTATCATGAGAACGTGCTCTGCTTCACCAATAACATCCCACAGCGCGATGGCGGCACACACCTGGCGGGCTTCCGCGGTGCGCTGACCCGGATCATCAACAAGTATGCGTCCGAGACCGGGATCGCGAAGAAAGAGAAAGTCGATATTTCCGGCGACGATGCCCGCGAAGGCCTGACCTGCGTCCTGTCGGTCAAGGTGCCGGATCCAAAGTTCAGCTCGCAGACCAAGGACAAGCTGGTCTCGTCCGAGGTTCGCCCTGTGGTCGAGAGCCTGATGCATGAGAAACTGGCCGAATGGTTCGAGGAGCACCCGAAAGAAGCGACGCAGGTGATGACCAAGATCGTCGAAGCGGCCGCCGCGCGCGAGGCCGCTCGCAAGGCCCGCGAACTGACGCGTCGCAAGACCGCGCTCGACATCACCTCCCTGCCCGGCAAGCTCGCCGACTGCCAGGAGAAGGACCCGTCCAAGTCTGAAATCTTCATCGTGGAGGGGGATTCCGCGGGTGGCTCAGCCAAACAAGGGCGTGATCGTTCCAACCAGGCCATCCTGCCTTTGCGCGGGAAGATCCTCAACGTGGAACGCGCCCGCTTCGACAAGATGCTGTCATCGGATCAGGTCGGAACCCTGATCATGGCGCTGGGCGCCGGGATTGGCCGCGACGAGTTTGATATTGAGAAACTGCGCTACCACAAGATCGTGATCATGACGGATGCTGATGTCGATGGCGCCCACATCCGGACCCTGCTGCTGACCTTCTTCTACCGCCAGATGCCGGAAGTTATTGAGAAGGGCTATCTCTACATCGCCCAGCCCCCGCTCTACAAAGTCTCACGCGGCAAGTCGGAACGCTACCTGAAGGACGATGAAGAGCTGAACACCTATCTGATCGAAGCCGGTACCGAAGGCGAGGTTTTGATCCTTGCAGATAATACGCAGATCGCCGGGCAGGATCTGCGCGAACGCGTCGGTTCCGCCAGCCAGTTCAAGCAAGCGCTGTGGCGGCTCTCCTTGCGTGCGCCGGGAGACATTGTCGAACAAGCGGCCATGGCCGGGGCGCTCGCGCCTGGCGCCTCTGATGACGAAGCCAAGCGCGCAGCTGAGCGATTGAACATCATTGCCGAAGAAGGCGAGGACACGTGGAGTGGCCGGTTTGAAAATGGCAATCTCATCCTGTCACGAGAAGTGCGCAGCGTTGAGGAAAAGGCCGTCCTGGACGCGCAGCTCCTTGCCAGCGCGGACTCGGCGCGGCTGAACAGCATCGCGCAGAGCATTCGCCCCATCTATGTCGAGACCTCAATCCTTCGCAATGAAAAGGCCGGGGAAATTACGATTACAGGTCCGGTCAGCCTGCTGGAAGCAGTCCTGAGCTCGGGCCGCAAAGGATTGAAGATTCAGCGCTACAAAGGTCTTGGCGAGATGAACGCGGATCAGCTCTGGGAAACGACCTTGGACGCAAATGCGCGAACACTCTTGCAGGTTCAAGTCGATGATGCCCTCGAAGCCGGCGATATGTTCTCGCGCCTGATGGGCGACGTGGTCGAGCCGCGCCGCCAGTTTATTCAGGACAATGCCCTGGAAGCGGAAGTCGACGTTTAG
- a CDS encoding alpha/beta hydrolase — protein sequence MKWILRLFAAIIFLAISAYLGADLMLKPLNDEARGNAPGAFAEVTDGKLHYRLEGPEGGPLVVLVHGFSTPNFIYQQNVEALNAAGMRTLRFDHFGRGWSDRPSVKYDVDFYDRALTELLDQLAIDEPFGLAGLSMGGPIVAEFTARHPERVNKLVLLVPAGLDIAGADSGAARLVQTPIIGDLVWRMIGKNVLLGDPQYDESARAPEDQLQGDVTEQFNYRGYLQALLSSLRHMPMSGREETFQRVAETGIPVLAIYGAKDETVLISSAARLQGLIPAADVRVIDEGEHGLNYQHHKTVNPWLVEFFVGSD from the coding sequence ATGAAGTGGATTTTGCGCCTGTTCGCTGCGATCATCTTTCTCGCAATCTCAGCCTATCTGGGGGCAGACCTGATGCTGAAACCGCTCAATGATGAGGCGCGAGGCAATGCGCCGGGTGCCTTTGCCGAGGTGACAGACGGTAAGCTGCATTACCGGCTCGAAGGCCCGGAAGGCGGCCCGCTAGTGGTGCTCGTGCACGGCTTTTCAACGCCGAACTTCATCTATCAGCAAAATGTCGAGGCACTGAATGCCGCTGGCATGCGAACGCTGCGGTTCGATCATTTCGGGCGCGGATGGTCAGACCGTCCATCGGTCAAATATGATGTGGACTTTTACGACCGTGCGCTGACCGAGCTGCTGGATCAGTTGGCGATAGATGAGCCGTTCGGACTGGCCGGACTCTCCATGGGCGGACCGATCGTCGCCGAGTTCACCGCCCGGCATCCCGAGCGGGTCAATAAACTGGTCCTGCTGGTGCCAGCAGGCCTCGACATTGCCGGCGCCGATAGCGGCGCAGCCAGGCTCGTACAAACCCCGATCATAGGCGATCTGGTCTGGCGCATGATCGGCAAGAACGTGTTGCTCGGCGATCCACAATATGATGAAAGCGCCCGCGCGCCCGAAGACCAACTTCAAGGCGACGTCACCGAACAGTTCAACTATCGCGGTTATCTGCAGGCCTTGCTGTCCTCATTGCGACATATGCCCATGTCTGGCCGTGAGGAGACGTTCCAACGCGTGGCGGAGACCGGTATTCCCGTGCTCGCAATTTATGGCGCCAAGGACGAGACAGTGCTGATCTCCAGCGCGGCGCGTTTGCAGGGGCTCATCCCGGCGGCGGATGTGCGCGTGATTGACGAGGGCGAACACGGGCTGAACTATCAGCACCACAAAACCGTCAATCCCTGGCTGGTCGAATTCTTTGTCGGGAGTGATTAA
- the recF gene encoding DNA replication/repair protein RecF: protein MTALTRLRLTNFRSHAALDLKLDARPVCLWGSNGAGKTNILEAISQLGPGRGLRAAALPDMTRHGAAEGWTVSATLDEDRKIGVGLETGEGGNKRTIRLDGAPATATDLADLIRIVWLTPNMDSVFRGGASERRRFFDRQVMAHIPGHGSVSGRYEKAMRERNALLERGRVDPAWADAIERRMAEAGAVIATNRALVLNALQAAIDARPEGYFPKGDLALEGEAEQAAMEGASLFDIMDVIAESLAKGRYRDQGAGRTLSGPHRTDLSVIHRPTQAPAGDASTGQQKALLIGLILASARALADDGEGPSPLILLDEAAAHLDRDRRSALFDELIALGGQAWLTGTEAFLFEAFGDRAQRVEITPDGA, encoded by the coding sequence GTGACCGCTCTTACCCGTCTTCGCCTGACCAATTTCCGCAGCCATGCGGCGCTCGATCTGAAGCTGGATGCCCGGCCCGTCTGCCTGTGGGGCTCTAACGGGGCGGGAAAGACCAATATTCTGGAAGCGATCAGTCAGCTTGGCCCAGGTCGCGGTCTGCGCGCTGCGGCCCTGCCGGACATGACGAGGCATGGTGCAGCTGAAGGCTGGACGGTGTCGGCCACACTGGATGAAGATCGCAAGATCGGCGTTGGCCTGGAGACCGGCGAAGGCGGCAACAAGCGCACCATTCGGCTCGACGGCGCCCCGGCCACCGCGACTGACCTGGCCGATCTCATTCGCATTGTCTGGCTGACGCCGAACATGGATAGCGTATTTCGCGGCGGGGCAAGTGAACGCCGTCGATTCTTCGATCGACAAGTGATGGCTCACATTCCCGGACATGGCAGCGTGTCCGGGCGGTACGAAAAAGCGATGCGGGAGCGCAATGCCCTGCTGGAGCGCGGACGGGTCGACCCGGCCTGGGCCGACGCGATTGAGCGCCGCATGGCTGAAGCTGGCGCGGTCATCGCGACCAACAGGGCTCTGGTACTGAATGCCTTGCAAGCTGCGATTGATGCGCGCCCGGAAGGCTATTTCCCGAAAGGTGATCTGGCGCTTGAGGGTGAGGCTGAGCAGGCGGCAATGGAGGGGGCCAGCCTGTTCGACATAATGGATGTGATCGCAGAGTCCCTTGCCAAGGGCCGCTATCGCGATCAGGGCGCTGGGCGCACACTGTCAGGCCCGCACCGCACCGACCTGTCCGTCATCCACCGCCCGACCCAGGCGCCAGCTGGTGACGCCTCCACAGGCCAGCAGAAGGCCTTGTTGATTGGTTTGATCCTCGCCTCCGCGCGCGCGCTGGCCGATGATGGCGAAGGTCCTAGCCCGCTCATCCTGCTAGATGAGGCCGCCGCTCATCTCGACCGCGACCGTCGCTCGGCCTTGTTCGATGAGCTCATCGCGCTTGGCGGTCAGGCCTGGCTGACCGGCACGGAAGCGTTTTTGTTCGAAGCCTTCGGAGACCGCGCGCAGCGCGTCGAGATCACGCCGGACGGCGCTTAA